In Xenopus laevis strain J_2021 chromosome 2S, Xenopus_laevis_v10.1, whole genome shotgun sequence, a genomic segment contains:
- the ptp4a2.S gene encoding protein tyrosine phosphatase type IVA, member 2 S homeolog isoform X1 gives MNRPAPVEISHECMRFLITHNPTNATLNKFTEELKKYGVTTLVRVCDATYDKAPVEKEGIQVLDWPFDDGAPPPTQIVDDWLNLLKTKFREEAGCCIAVHCVAGLGRAPVLVALALIECGMKYEDAVQFIRQKRRGAFNSKQLLYLEKYRPKMRLRFKDGNNHCCMQ, from the exons ATGAACCGTCCGGCTCCAGTAGAAATCTCTCATGAGTGCATGCGTTTTCTAATTACACATAATCCAACCAATGCCACACTCAACAAGTTCACTGAG GAGCTGAAGAAATATGGAGTTACCACCCTAGTGAGAGTATGCGATGCAACATATGATAAAGCTCCAGTAGAAAAAGAAGGGATACAGGTTTTA GATTGGCCCTTTGATGATGGAGCACCACCTCCCACACAGATAGTCGATGATTGGCTAAACCTTTTGAAAACCAAATTCCGTGAGGAGGCTGGATGCTGCATTGCTGTTCACTGTGTAGCTGGacttgggag agctcCTGTGCTAGTTGCTCTGGCACTGATTGAATGTGGCATGAAATATGAAGATGCGGTTCAGTTTATCAGGCA GAAACGAAGAGGGGCATTTAATTCCAAGCAATTGCTGTACCTGGAAAAGTACCGGCCTAAGATGCGCCTTCGGTTCAAGGATGGCAATAATCACTGCTGTATGCAGTAA